From the Xenorhabdus ishibashii genome, one window contains:
- a CDS encoding DUF819 domain-containing protein produces MKSTFIAADNSLVLWAFIMIVVAAAIMAEQRFKWASKIPGAVIALIIAVLASNLNIIPTEAPVYDAVWGYILPLAIPLLLFKTNLHSILKESGRLLILFLISSVATMMGTIVSFWLFRAYIPELDKISGMISASYTGGGVNFAAMAAKLETSQDMVASTIVADHFMMAAYFIILMLLSGWTVARKFWGSPYTDLVENTPNLDKSQPLAATYWKPKNIALKDIAISLAWSILIVALSFQLSSWLKTLLGQPNNIYQELVFSLISDKYLLLTTVTFIIVSIFKETFSKLNGTQELGTYAIYMFFVVIGIPASVQVILSHAPLLFAFVFVITMLNLILTFAVGKVFKFSLEENILACNANIGGPTTAAAMAISRGWINLVGPIMVIGTVGYVIGNYVGTFVYFMVQ; encoded by the coding sequence ATGAAAAGCACATTTATTGCTGCTGACAATTCATTAGTACTTTGGGCTTTTATTATGATTGTTGTCGCTGCCGCCATAATGGCAGAACAGCGTTTTAAATGGGCATCTAAAATACCGGGAGCAGTGATTGCATTGATCATTGCTGTCTTGGCTTCCAATTTAAATATTATCCCTACCGAAGCACCGGTTTACGATGCTGTTTGGGGATATATCCTGCCATTGGCAATCCCCTTATTATTATTTAAAACCAACCTGCACAGTATTCTTAAAGAAAGTGGCCGATTACTGATACTTTTCCTGATTTCTTCCGTGGCGACCATGATGGGTACAATCGTCTCCTTCTGGCTTTTCAGGGCTTATATACCGGAATTGGATAAAATCAGTGGCATGATATCCGCTTCTTATACGGGAGGAGGGGTTAACTTTGCGGCAATGGCCGCCAAGCTGGAAACTTCCCAAGACATGGTGGCCTCTACCATCGTTGCTGATCATTTTATGATGGCCGCCTATTTTATTATCCTGATGCTTTTATCCGGTTGGACAGTGGCTAGAAAATTCTGGGGCAGTCCATATACCGATTTGGTTGAAAATACGCCTAATTTAGATAAATCCCAACCCTTGGCGGCAACTTATTGGAAACCGAAAAATATCGCCCTGAAAGACATTGCCATATCGCTGGCATGGTCAATTCTTATCGTTGCGCTATCATTTCAGCTTTCATCATGGTTAAAAACCTTGCTTGGGCAGCCAAACAACATTTATCAAGAGCTGGTTTTCAGCCTGATTTCTGATAAATACCTGCTTCTGACTACCGTTACTTTTATTATCGTCTCAATATTTAAAGAGACATTCAGCAAACTGAATGGCACTCAGGAATTGGGTACTTACGCCATTTATATGTTTTTTGTTGTGATTGGCATACCTGCATCCGTTCAGGTCATTCTCAGCCATGCGCCACTACTATTTGCCTTCGTCTTTGTGATTACTATGCTGAACTTGATTCTGACTTTTGCCGTGGGAAAAGTGTTTAAATTCAGCCTTGAGGAAAACATTTTGGCGTGTAATGCCAATATCGGTGGGCCAACCACCGCCGCAGCGATGGCAATCAGCCGTGGTTGGATCAATCTGGTCGGCCCGATTATGGTGATTGGTACTGTCGGTTATGTCATTGGTAATTATGTGGGGACGTTTGTTTATTTTATGGTGCAATGA